The following coding sequences are from one uncultured Desulfobacter sp. window:
- a CDS encoding MerR family transcriptional regulator encodes MMDADKENLNKKRVFQDKSKNIVNGLEGQTGTGVIIRKAAALTGVKPVTLRAWERRYHLIRPERNAKGHRLYSPDQIETIREICRWLERGVSIGKVKGLLSGSKKETASKATTATLAAADELLQALTDLNSRRAENIINRICREYPPKIAVRQCFLPVIDALGQLKSQHRAMGRALLQFILISRLSAMIRSENKAASVPCLAISLDPPGSLAAWLWLVSMAGQGLHITLLDGVEEIAALVNHARLQTYEHLAVFANRVPTKKQQQDIIKLSRLFDADHFHASTVIETLCGAELKR; translated from the coding sequence ATGATGGACGCTGATAAGGAGAATTTAAATAAGAAAAGGGTTTTCCAGGACAAGTCGAAGAATATCGTGAACGGCTTGGAAGGGCAGACCGGTACCGGTGTTATCATCCGTAAAGCCGCAGCACTTACCGGTGTTAAACCTGTGACCCTTCGTGCCTGGGAACGCCGGTATCATCTGATTAGACCGGAACGAAACGCCAAAGGGCATCGCCTGTACAGCCCGGATCAGATTGAGACCATCCGGGAGATCTGCCGCTGGCTGGAGCGCGGCGTCTCCATCGGAAAGGTCAAAGGGTTGCTTTCGGGTTCCAAAAAAGAGACGGCCTCCAAGGCGACGACTGCTACCCTTGCTGCCGCAGATGAACTGCTGCAGGCGCTTACCGACTTAAACAGCCGGCGGGCCGAAAATATTATCAACAGGATATGCCGGGAGTACCCGCCAAAGATCGCTGTGCGTCAATGCTTTTTACCTGTCATTGACGCATTGGGGCAACTAAAAAGCCAACACCGCGCTATGGGCAGGGCCTTGCTACAGTTTATTTTGATCAGCCGCCTGAGTGCAATGATCAGATCTGAAAATAAGGCAGCCTCCGTACCGTGCCTGGCCATCAGCCTGGATCCTCCCGGCAGCCTTGCCGCCTGGCTTTGGCTGGTTTCCATGGCCGGCCAGGGGCTGCATATTACCCTGCTTGATGGCGTTGAAGAGATCGCAGCTCTTGTTAATCATGCCCGTCTTCAAACGTATGAACACCTGGCCGTCTTTGCAAACCGGGTGCCCACAAAGAAGCAGCAGCAGGATATCATCAAACTGTCCCGGCTGTTTGATGCAGACCATTTCCACGCATCCACGGTCATTGAAACCCTGTGTGGTGCTGAACTTAAAAGATAA
- a CDS encoding ADP-ribosylglycohydrolase family protein, protein MRAKIQAGIMAAFTADALALGAHWVYDIARIKDKHGRLDFMAPPEIAPFHKGKKKGDFTHYGDQMFLLLESLSYCSGFDLDNFSTQWQAMFEDYSGWVDSATKETLANLEAGKSPQEAGSGSTDLGGASRMVPLALFYGEDRGTFMANSETQTAMTHNHPQVIQSARFFASAAIEAAEGRKPLDALEMAQKELSSNSPIYQMITDGLESVDKATTQAIAGFGQMCETQAALPGTIHLIAKYPNDLKTAMVENVMAGGDSSARGILCGFILGICNGMNAVPEQWIKDIRLAGRIRSLAGIKE, encoded by the coding sequence ATGAGAGCAAAAATACAAGCAGGAATCATGGCCGCTTTTACGGCAGACGCGTTGGCTTTGGGCGCACACTGGGTTTACGACATCGCCCGGATAAAAGACAAACACGGACGCCTGGATTTTATGGCACCGCCGGAAATCGCGCCGTTCCATAAAGGAAAAAAGAAAGGCGATTTCACCCATTATGGAGATCAGATGTTCCTGCTGCTTGAGTCCCTTTCATATTGCTCCGGTTTCGATCTGGACAATTTTTCAACCCAGTGGCAGGCGATGTTTGAGGATTACAGCGGCTGGGTGGACAGCGCCACCAAGGAAACACTGGCCAATCTTGAAGCGGGAAAGTCCCCCCAGGAGGCAGGGTCAGGCTCAACTGATTTAGGCGGTGCCTCCCGGATGGTTCCACTGGCACTTTTTTATGGGGAGGACCGTGGGACGTTTATGGCAAATTCAGAGACACAAACCGCAATGACCCACAATCACCCCCAGGTTATACAGAGCGCCCGGTTTTTTGCAAGCGCTGCAATCGAGGCGGCTGAAGGCAGAAAACCACTGGATGCCCTGGAGATGGCCCAAAAAGAACTCTCTTCAAATTCTCCTATCTACCAGATGATCACAGATGGTCTTGAAAGTGTCGATAAAGCGACAACACAGGCCATCGCAGGTTTCGGCCAGATGTGTGAAACCCAGGCCGCCCTGCCCGGCACAATTCATCTGATTGCCAAATATCCAAATGATCTGAAAACCGCAATGGTTGAAAATGTCATGGCCGGCGGGGATTCTTCTGCCCGGGGCATTTTGTGCGGATTTATCCTGGGAATCTGTAACGGTATGAATGCCGTCCCGGAACAATGGATAAAAGACATACGGTTGGCCGGAAGAATACGGTCATTGGCCGGAATAAAGGAATAA
- a CDS encoding methyltransferase domain-containing protein, which yields MTLFPLNNQNIWNTLWLNELKNNPEKKVDMTHYKKWDKRAQVFDKRSATPEAVARKERILSMLRNAGALKPGSRVLDVGAGSGNWAISMAQMGASVVALEPSSGMIDILKQKIDTMGLGPDQISIMQQTWQEVDLEKEGLAGQFDLVFSSMNPGVCDPVTLEKVMQASSNFCYLSTFSGGSPGNRYNDLFKQVTGQTLKNSSWDFIYPFTYLYAQGYRPQIDFNVWDLDREETVDQAVENIIFFIQGMTDVTREIREKLTAYVAGKAVDGKFNDKQSVCQGVMLWQVA from the coding sequence ATGACTTTATTTCCGTTAAATAACCAAAATATCTGGAACACTTTGTGGCTCAATGAATTAAAAAACAATCCTGAAAAAAAAGTAGACATGACCCATTACAAAAAATGGGACAAGCGCGCCCAGGTGTTTGATAAACGATCCGCCACACCCGAGGCGGTTGCCCGAAAAGAGCGCATCTTGTCCATGCTCAGGAACGCGGGGGCACTTAAACCTGGAAGCCGCGTTCTGGATGTGGGGGCCGGATCTGGAAACTGGGCTATCTCCATGGCACAAATGGGGGCAAGTGTAGTTGCATTGGAACCTTCCAGTGGTATGATCGACATCCTTAAACAAAAGATTGATACGATGGGATTGGGTCCGGATCAAATCAGCATCATGCAGCAGACCTGGCAGGAGGTGGATCTGGAAAAAGAGGGGCTGGCCGGGCAGTTTGATCTGGTGTTTTCTTCCATGAATCCCGGCGTCTGTGATCCCGTGACATTGGAAAAAGTCATGCAGGCTTCCAGCAATTTCTGCTATTTGAGCACCTTTTCCGGCGGGAGCCCCGGCAACCGATATAATGACCTGTTCAAGCAGGTTACAGGCCAGACGTTAAAAAACAGTTCTTGGGATTTTATTTATCCTTTCACCTACCTTTACGCCCAGGGATACCGTCCCCAGATTGATTTCAATGTCTGGGACCTTGACCGGGAAGAAACCGTTGACCAGGCCGTGGAAAATATAATCTTTTTTATCCAGGGCATGACAGACGTCACCCGGGAAATACGGGAAAAGTTAACAGCCTATGTCGCCGGCAAGGCTGTTGACGGAAAATTTAACGACAAGCAGAGCGTCTGCCAGGGCGTCATGCTGTGGCAGGTCGCTTGA
- a CDS encoding TetR/AcrR family transcriptional regulator, with product MKIQRILKAAQELFQSNGFIGTSMDKIAEQAQVTKQTVYRYFKSKEALFKSALEAQRLEATNDFLDALNLEDTTKALNAFSIGFIERHLSKAHLANIRLLVSEGPMVPEITRAFYTVGPVRTKTRLSLFFKERFDIEDAQYEIDVFLSILLSMRMTVLTGLVAPPSSAIIRQHAAKAVNTVLKLLDLI from the coding sequence ATGAAGATTCAGCGCATACTCAAAGCCGCCCAGGAACTATTTCAATCCAACGGATTCATCGGCACAAGTATGGATAAAATTGCCGAACAGGCCCAGGTCACCAAACAAACGGTATATCGGTATTTTAAATCCAAAGAGGCGCTTTTCAAATCGGCACTGGAAGCCCAGCGATTGGAGGCGACCAACGATTTTTTGGACGCACTTAACCTGGAGGACACCACAAAAGCCCTGAATGCCTTTTCCATTGGATTCATTGAAAGACATTTATCAAAGGCACATCTGGCCAATATCAGGTTGCTGGTGTCCGAAGGTCCCATGGTCCCGGAAATCACGCGTGCCTTTTATACCGTTGGTCCCGTGCGTACCAAAACCCGTCTTTCACTATTTTTTAAAGAAAGGTTTGATATTGAAGACGCCCAATACGAAATCGATGTGTTTTTAAGCATTCTTCTGTCCATGCGTATGACCGTACTTACCGGTCTGGTTGCGCCACCGTCATCAGCAATAATCCGGCAACATGCCGCCAAAGCTGTCAACACGGTTTTGAAGCTGCTTGATTTAATATGA
- a CDS encoding (2Fe-2S) ferredoxin domain-containing protein, which produces MNKPEKHILVCASFRPSGEPKGKCHRKGSGDFLAYIENEVIDRGLEEVLVSSTCCLKQCDDGPVMVIYPDNIWYGNVENEEAIDAILDAMEDGEIAEDYVL; this is translated from the coding sequence ATGAACAAGCCCGAAAAACACATCCTCGTATGCGCAAGTTTTCGTCCCAGCGGAGAGCCCAAGGGCAAATGCCACAGAAAAGGGTCCGGAGATTTTTTAGCCTATATTGAAAATGAAGTGATCGACAGGGGCCTTGAAGAAGTCCTGGTATCTTCCACCTGCTGCCTGAAACAGTGTGATGATGGTCCGGTGATGGTCATTTATCCCGATAACATCTGGTACGGCAATGTTGAGAACGAAGAAGCCATTGACGCAATTTTAGACGCCATGGAAGACGGCGAGATCGCAGAGGATTACGTACTGTAA
- the nifB gene encoding nitrogenase cofactor biosynthesis protein NifB, with product MMNLDNHPCFNKKSCKDFGRVHLPVAPACNIQCNFCNRKFDCVNESRPGVTSSILSPDQAMAYLAEVVEAKPNISVVGIAGPGDPFANGEKTMETMTKVRAAYPEMLLCVATNGLNIQPYLDDLKAINVTHVSITVNAVDPEVGARIYSWVRDGKRSKGPLEGAKVLLERQLAAVKGLKERDIMVKVNSILLPGINDDHMVEVARTMGEMGVDIFNIMPYFPTKGSNFEDMPEPAKGQLKELREAAKVFVAQMTHCKRCRADAVGLLDDPLNQKLMDRLTFHATTPISLPSAPKYCHEQDCDDGYAFNAAGPRPYVALATREGALINQRLGEAEELHIYDLTGDTPEFVETRTVPKPGAGDVRWNNLARTIKDCHTILVSGVGEAPKKVLGNMGFTIHEVNGMIDLVLMAIKKGESLDHLIVRSQTSCGECRGTGTGCM from the coding sequence ATGATGAATTTAGATAACCACCCCTGTTTTAATAAAAAGTCCTGCAAGGATTTCGGTCGCGTTCACCTACCGGTTGCACCGGCCTGTAACATCCAGTGCAATTTCTGCAACAGAAAGTTTGACTGCGTCAATGAAAGCCGGCCCGGTGTCACCTCCTCCATTTTGAGTCCGGACCAGGCCATGGCCTACCTGGCAGAGGTGGTTGAGGCCAAACCCAACATCTCGGTTGTGGGCATTGCAGGCCCCGGCGACCCCTTTGCCAACGGTGAAAAGACCATGGAAACCATGACCAAGGTGCGTGCGGCCTACCCGGAAATGCTCTTGTGCGTGGCCACCAACGGTTTGAACATCCAGCCCTACCTGGACGACCTCAAAGCCATCAACGTCACCCATGTGAGTATCACCGTAAATGCGGTTGATCCTGAAGTCGGCGCCAGGATTTACTCCTGGGTCCGGGACGGCAAACGCTCCAAGGGCCCGTTGGAAGGCGCCAAGGTGCTGTTGGAACGCCAGCTTGCCGCGGTCAAAGGCCTCAAAGAAAGAGATATCATGGTCAAGGTCAACTCCATTCTGCTGCCCGGCATCAACGACGACCATATGGTTGAAGTGGCCAGAACCATGGGCGAGATGGGTGTGGATATATTCAACATCATGCCGTACTTCCCCACCAAGGGCTCCAACTTTGAAGATATGCCGGAACCGGCCAAGGGTCAGCTCAAGGAACTGAGAGAGGCCGCCAAGGTCTTTGTGGCCCAGATGACCCATTGTAAACGCTGCCGGGCCGATGCCGTAGGCCTGCTGGACGATCCCTTGAACCAGAAGCTCATGGATCGGCTGACCTTTCACGCCACGACCCCCATTTCATTGCCCAGCGCGCCCAAGTATTGCCACGAACAGGATTGTGACGATGGGTATGCGTTCAATGCCGCCGGCCCACGACCCTATGTGGCCCTGGCCACCCGGGAAGGCGCCTTGATCAACCAGCGCCTGGGGGAAGCCGAAGAGCTGCACATCTACGACCTGACCGGGGACACCCCGGAATTTGTGGAGACCAGAACCGTGCCCAAACCCGGTGCCGGCGATGTCCGCTGGAACAACCTTGCCCGGACCATTAAAGATTGCCACACCATCCTGGTGTCCGGTGTGGGCGAAGCCCCCAAAAAAGTGCTGGGCAACATGGGATTTACCATCCATGAGGTCAACGGGATGATTGATCTGGTGCTGATGGCCATTAAAAAGGGTGAGTCTTTGGATCATCTGATTGTTCGCTCCCAGACCTCCTGCGGCGAGTGCAGGGGCACCGGCACCGGTTGCATGTAA
- a CDS encoding nitrogenase component 1: MTSSRSYKQTPSYTPTQNACKMCTPLGATLVFQGIEGCVPLLHGSQGCSTYMRRYLISHFKEPVDIASSNFTEETAVFGGGANLKLAIENVARQYAPSMIGIATTCLSETIGDDVQLILNSMGNAINGSALVHVSTPSYSGTHVDGFHGAVAAVVDRFNPVGKRIVYRPKKKKKVNLFPGMLSNEDLRHLKDIFADFNAPVTILPDYSERLEGPSWQEYQAIQKGGTTIAAIEKMNVAVHTMEFGTVLALAAEAGHETAGDILSKRFGVPCTRLPIPIGVKATDRFLDILSKISGRPIPERYRKEKWRLVDTYVDGNKYVAKKRALIYGEEDFVVSMAGFLAEVGIVPVLCASGGKSKTFKKALEQTLPEHIIDQAVIQNDMDFTCMEETAAAMPEEVRPEIIIGNSKGYAMARRLKIPLVRVGFPIHDRIGGSRILHVGYKGAQQLYDTIVNAILTEKQTESRIGYAYM, from the coding sequence ATGACCTCGAGCAGATCTTATAAACAGACCCCCTCATACACCCCCACCCAGAATGCATGTAAAATGTGCACGCCCCTGGGGGCCACCCTGGTGTTCCAGGGCATTGAGGGCTGCGTACCCCTGCTGCACGGCTCCCAGGGATGTTCCACCTATATGCGGCGTTACCTGATCTCCCATTTCAAAGAACCCGTGGATATTGCCTCTTCCAACTTTACGGAAGAGACCGCTGTATTCGGCGGCGGGGCCAACCTGAAGCTGGCCATTGAAAATGTGGCCCGCCAGTATGCCCCTTCCATGATCGGTATCGCCACCACCTGTCTGTCCGAAACCATTGGCGATGATGTCCAGCTGATATTGAACAGCATGGGCAATGCCATCAACGGCTCGGCCCTGGTCCATGTCTCCACCCCGTCATACTCCGGCACCCACGTGGACGGATTCCACGGTGCTGTGGCCGCCGTGGTGGACCGGTTCAACCCGGTGGGCAAACGCATCGTTTACCGGCCCAAGAAAAAGAAAAAGGTCAACCTGTTCCCAGGTATGCTCTCCAACGAGGACCTGCGGCACTTAAAAGATATTTTTGCAGATTTTAACGCCCCTGTGACCATTCTGCCCGATTATTCCGAGCGCCTGGAAGGGCCGTCCTGGCAGGAATACCAGGCCATCCAGAAGGGGGGCACCACCATTGCCGCCATTGAAAAGATGAACGTGGCGGTTCACACCATGGAGTTCGGCACTGTGCTGGCCCTGGCCGCAGAAGCCGGGCACGAGACCGCCGGAGACATTTTAAGCAAACGCTTTGGCGTCCCCTGCACCCGCCTGCCCATCCCCATCGGGGTCAAGGCAACAGACAGATTTTTGGATATCCTGTCCAAGATCTCCGGCCGGCCCATCCCGGAACGATACAGAAAAGAGAAATGGCGCCTGGTGGACACCTATGTGGACGGCAATAAATATGTGGCCAAAAAACGGGCCCTGATTTACGGCGAGGAGGACTTTGTGGTCTCCATGGCAGGCTTTCTGGCCGAAGTGGGCATCGTCCCCGTCTTGTGCGCCTCCGGCGGCAAAAGCAAAACCTTTAAAAAGGCATTGGAACAGACCCTGCCCGAACATATCATTGACCAGGCCGTCATCCAGAATGACATGGATTTTACCTGCATGGAAGAGACCGCAGCGGCCATGCCCGAAGAGGTTCGCCCTGAAATCATCATCGGAAACTCCAAGGGCTATGCCATGGCCAGACGCCTGAAGATCCCCCTGGTCCGGGTGGGATTCCCCATCCACGACCGCATCGGCGGCTCGCGTATCCTGCACGTGGGATACAAAGGGGCCCAGCAGTTGTATGACACCATCGTCAACGCGATTTTAACTGAAAAACAGACTGAATCCAGAATAGGATACGCATACATGTAA
- the nifE gene encoding nitrogenase iron-molybdenum cofactor biosynthesis protein NifE, translating to MTSISVLKQREKQIYQKGSQPFEMECETKSLAGAVSQRACVFCGSRVVLYPIADALHLIHGPIGCASYTWDIRGAQSSGPELHRMSFSTDLSETDIIYGGEKKLKKALLELIEKYAPKAAFIYCTCIVGIIGDDVDAVCRQVEEETNIPVIAVHSEGFKGTKKDGYKAACDALFSLIERNPAPQATIPDSINILGEFNIGGETWIIKKYYEAMGVKVVSVITGDGRVAEVQQAKNAALNVVQCSGSVTHLAKQMEKEYGIPFIRVSYFGIEDTSEALYKVAVHFKENAEILKKTQELIKKEVQAIVPSLEGMRRDLEGKKAAIYVGGAFKAFSLIKALKTLGMEVILAGSQTGTKEDYEVLRQMCNEGTVILDDSNPLELAKYAVEKDADLFIGGVKERPIAYKMGIGFCDHNHERKIPLVGFEGMVNFANEVYGTVTSPVWDLVPRRQNTTGKEGAI from the coding sequence ATGACCTCCATATCGGTACTCAAACAGAGAGAAAAACAGATTTACCAGAAGGGCAGCCAGCCCTTTGAGATGGAATGTGAAACCAAGAGTCTGGCCGGCGCAGTCAGCCAGAGGGCCTGCGTATTCTGCGGCTCCAGGGTGGTGCTTTACCCAATAGCCGACGCCCTGCATCTCATTCACGGACCCATCGGGTGCGCCTCCTATACCTGGGACATCAGAGGGGCCCAATCTTCGGGCCCGGAGCTTCACCGGATGAGTTTTTCCACCGATCTGTCAGAGACCGATATCATTTATGGCGGAGAAAAAAAGCTGAAAAAAGCGTTGCTTGAACTCATTGAAAAGTACGCGCCCAAAGCTGCCTTTATTTACTGTACCTGCATTGTGGGCATTATCGGTGATGACGTGGACGCGGTCTGCCGCCAGGTCGAAGAAGAGACCAACATTCCTGTCATCGCTGTCCACTCTGAAGGGTTTAAAGGTACCAAAAAAGATGGATACAAGGCGGCATGCGACGCCTTGTTCAGCCTGATCGAAAGAAATCCGGCCCCCCAGGCCACCATCCCCGACTCCATCAATATATTAGGAGAGTTCAATATCGGCGGAGAGACATGGATCATTAAAAAATATTATGAAGCCATGGGGGTCAAGGTGGTCTCGGTGATCACCGGTGACGGCCGGGTGGCAGAGGTCCAGCAGGCAAAGAATGCCGCCCTGAACGTGGTCCAGTGTTCAGGGTCCGTGACCCACCTGGCCAAGCAGATGGAAAAAGAGTACGGCATCCCTTTTATACGGGTCTCCTATTTTGGTATTGAAGATACCTCCGAGGCCCTGTACAAGGTGGCCGTCCACTTTAAGGAAAACGCAGAAATTTTAAAAAAGACCCAGGAGCTGATCAAAAAAGAGGTCCAGGCCATAGTTCCCAGCCTGGAGGGCATGAGAAGGGATCTTGAAGGTAAAAAGGCCGCCATCTACGTGGGCGGCGCGTTCAAGGCATTCTCCTTGATCAAGGCATTGAAAACCCTGGGCATGGAAGTAATCCTGGCCGGCTCCCAGACCGGCACCAAGGAAGATTATGAGGTGCTCCGGCAGATGTGCAACGAGGGCACCGTGATTTTAGACGACTCAAACCCCCTGGAATTGGCCAAATATGCCGTGGAAAAAGACGCGGACCTGTTCATCGGCGGGGTCAAGGAACGGCCCATTGCCTATAAGATGGGCATCGGGTTCTGCGACCATAACCATGAAAGAAAAATCCCCCTGGTCGGCTTTGAAGGCATGGTCAATTTTGCAAATGAAGTCTACGGAACCGTAACAAGTCCGGTATGGGACTTGGTCCCCAGGCGGCAGAACACAACCGGAAAGGAAGGTGCCATATGA
- the nifK gene encoding nitrogenase molybdenum-iron protein subunit beta, producing the protein MLLRHTPKEIVERKALAVNPAKTCQPIGAMYAGLGIHGCLPHSHGSQGCCAYHRSTLTRHYREPIMAATSSFTEGASVFGGQANLLQALLTIFTTYSPDVVAVHTTCLSETIGDDVNQIVKKAKKDGTIPEGKYVIHTPTPSYVGSHVTGYANMVKAMAAQMAEKTGTSNGKVNLIPGFVEPSDMAEIKRIAAMMGIESILFPDTSGIVNGPLTGKFNMYPKGGVSIEELKSTADSIGSLGLGAWATADAVKLLDSQFEVPGQVLDLPIGLLATDRFVDALRTVAGVSVADSVTQERGQLLDVISDMQPHLYGKKVALAGDPDQLIPLVEFLVTIGMKPVHIVTGTPGKAFTKRIKEITAKFGDDINVKTPGDMFLLHQWIKNEPVDLLICNTYGKYMARDEDIPFVRHGFPILDRIGHSYFPTVGYKGGLHLLEKILGVLMDRKDRDSSEEAFELVE; encoded by the coding sequence ATGCTGCTTCGACATACCCCCAAAGAGATTGTAGAAAGAAAAGCCCTGGCAGTTAACCCGGCCAAGACCTGCCAGCCCATCGGCGCCATGTACGCAGGATTAGGCATCCACGGCTGCCTGCCCCACAGTCACGGCTCCCAGGGCTGCTGCGCCTATCACAGATCCACCCTGACCCGTCATTACCGTGAGCCCATCATGGCGGCCACATCTTCCTTTACAGAAGGTGCATCGGTATTCGGCGGCCAGGCCAACCTGCTCCAGGCGCTGTTGACCATCTTCACCACCTACAGCCCGGACGTGGTTGCGGTTCACACCACCTGTCTGTCGGAAACCATCGGCGACGACGTGAACCAGATCGTTAAAAAGGCCAAAAAAGACGGCACCATTCCCGAAGGCAAGTATGTGATCCATACCCCCACACCCTCTTATGTGGGGTCCCATGTCACCGGTTACGCCAACATGGTCAAAGCCATGGCAGCCCAGATGGCTGAAAAGACCGGCACATCCAACGGTAAAGTCAACCTGATCCCAGGATTTGTAGAACCGTCTGATATGGCTGAGATCAAAAGAATCGCCGCAATGATGGGCATTGAATCCATCCTGTTTCCGGATACGTCCGGCATTGTGAACGGACCGCTCACCGGTAAATTCAATATGTACCCCAAAGGCGGCGTTTCCATTGAAGAGCTCAAGAGCACCGCTGACAGCATCGGCTCCCTGGGCCTGGGTGCCTGGGCCACAGCAGACGCAGTCAAACTCCTTGACTCCCAGTTTGAAGTTCCCGGCCAGGTGCTGGATCTGCCCATCGGCCTGCTGGCCACCGACCGGTTTGTTGATGCCCTGCGCACCGTAGCCGGCGTTTCCGTAGCCGATTCTGTGACCCAGGAACGCGGACAGCTGCTGGACGTGATCTCAGACATGCAGCCCCACCTGTACGGCAAGAAAGTGGCCCTGGCCGGCGACCCGGATCAGCTCATCCCCCTGGTTGAGTTCCTTGTGACCATCGGCATGAAACCGGTTCACATCGTTACCGGTACCCCGGGCAAGGCCTTTACCAAGCGGATCAAAGAGATCACGGCCAAGTTCGGCGACGATATCAACGTCAAGACCCCGGGTGATATGTTCCTGCTGCACCAGTGGATCAAGAATGAGCCGGTGGACCTGCTCATCTGCAACACCTACGGCAAGTACATGGCCCGGGACGAGGATATCCCCTTTGTACGCCACGGCTTCCCCATCCTGGACCGCATCGGCCACTCCTACTTCCCCACAGTCGGATACAAAGGCGGGCTGCACCTTCTGGAAAAAATCCTGGGCGTTCTCATGGACCGCAAGGACCGGGATTCATCCGAAGAAGCGTTTGAACTGGTAGAATAG
- the nifD gene encoding nitrogenase molybdenum-iron protein alpha chain, with the protein MTGERNTTVNPEDVKKEILAKYPPKVARKRGKQITPVSSEEEKGSLSVGANVRTVPGIITQRGCCYAGCKGVIMGPTRDIINLTHGPIGCGFYSWLTRRNQTRPPSEEAENFMTYCFSTDMQDEDIVFGGEKKLKAAIQEAYDIFKPKAISIFSTCPVGLIGDDIHAVAREMKAKLGINIFGFSCEGYKGVSQSAGHHIANNAIFTHVVGLDDTISDAKFKINLLGEYNIGGDAFIIDDLLEKCGISVVSTFSGNSTVDQFANCHTADLNAVMCHRSINYVADMLEIKYGIPWIKVSFLGPKSTASSLRKIAAYFEDQDLIDLVEKVIAEEMGPVEAKIAEIKPRCEGKTAMMFVGGSRAHHYQELFRDLGMEVLSAGYEFAHRDDYEGRHVIPDIKIDADSRNIEELEIEPDETRYNPRKTEEQMKALEAKGFPFKEYEGMVPDMVEGSLIVDDISQHETETLIEMYKPDIFCAGIKEKYAVQKNGIPMKQLHSYDSGGPYAVFQGAINFYEEIDRMLNANIWDYLKAPWQEA; encoded by the coding sequence ATGACAGGCGAACGAAACACTACCGTTAACCCGGAAGATGTAAAAAAAGAAATACTGGCCAAGTATCCGCCTAAGGTGGCCCGGAAACGCGGCAAACAGATCACACCGGTTTCCAGCGAAGAAGAAAAAGGCAGCCTCTCGGTAGGTGCCAACGTCAGGACCGTTCCGGGCATCATCACCCAGAGAGGGTGCTGCTACGCAGGTTGCAAGGGCGTTATCATGGGCCCGACCCGGGACATCATCAACCTGACCCACGGACCCATCGGGTGCGGATTTTACTCCTGGCTGACCCGTCGTAACCAGACCCGGCCGCCATCAGAAGAAGCAGAGAACTTCATGACCTACTGCTTTTCCACGGATATGCAGGACGAAGACATTGTTTTCGGCGGAGAAAAGAAGCTCAAGGCCGCCATCCAGGAAGCCTATGACATTTTCAAACCCAAGGCCATCTCCATCTTCTCCACCTGTCCGGTGGGCCTGATCGGTGACGATATCCACGCGGTTGCCAGGGAGATGAAGGCAAAGCTGGGCATCAATATATTCGGTTTCTCCTGTGAAGGATATAAGGGTGTCAGCCAGTCTGCCGGCCATCATATTGCCAACAACGCCATTTTTACCCATGTTGTGGGTCTGGACGACACCATCTCCGATGCCAAATTCAAGATCAACCTTCTGGGCGAGTACAACATCGGCGGCGACGCATTCATCATTGACGACCTGCTGGAAAAATGCGGCATCAGCGTGGTGTCCACCTTCTCCGGCAACTCCACCGTTGACCAGTTTGCCAACTGCCACACCGCAGACCTCAACGCCGTTATGTGCCACAGATCCATCAATTACGTGGCCGACATGCTCGAGATCAAATACGGTATCCCCTGGATCAAGGTCAGCTTCCTTGGCCCCAAATCCACGGCCAGCAGTCTGCGCAAAATAGCCGCCTATTTTGAAGACCAGGACCTCATCGATCTCGTAGAAAAGGTAATTGCCGAAGAGATGGGACCGGTTGAAGCCAAGATCGCAGAGATCAAACCGCGTTGCGAAGGCAAAACCGCCATGATGTTTGTTGGCGGTTCCCGCGCCCATCACTACCAGGAACTGTTCAGGGATCTGGGCATGGAAGTGCTCTCCGCCGGTTACGAGTTCGCCCACAGGGATGACTACGAAGGACGCCACGTCATTCCGGACATCAAGATCGATGCCGACTCCAGAAACATCGAGGAGCTGGAGATCGAGCCCGATGAGACCCGGTACAACCCCAGAAAGACCGAAGAGCAGATGAAAGCCCTGGAAGCCAAGGGATTCCCGTTCAAAGAGTATGAAGGCATGGTGCCTGACATGGTTGAAGGCTCCCTGATTGTCGACGACATCAGCCAGCACGAAACAGAAACCCTGATCGAAATGTACAAACCCGATATCTTCTGTGCCGGTATCAAGGAGAAGTACGCAGTCCAGAAAAACGGTATCCCCATGAAGCAGCTCCACTCCTATGATTCAGGCGGACCCTATGCGGTATTCCAAGGTGCAATCAACTTTTATGAAGAGATTGACCGCATGCTCAACGCCAACATCTGGGACTACCTGAAAGCCCCGTGGCAGGAAGCGTAG